In the Silene latifolia isolate original U9 population chromosome 1, ASM4854445v1, whole genome shotgun sequence genome, atgggggtgcccccaccttgtccccccctattcgttttgtgagtgacattaccctgCTCATTTGCTTCGAGTTCGAGGTTTGGTCTCATTCCCAACCAATAACCCGAATTTACGGTGTAGTCCCCATTCCTGCTAGGCCACCAATAGAGTTGGTCTTCGGGTAAATCTCTGCTTAACGGGATTTCATGTATCCTCCTGACCTCCTCTTCCAAAAACAGAGCACTCAAAATATCTTCTCGCCAAGAACCCGTATTCGCATCAATGAGCTCGGCCACATACATAGACGGGTTCGCTTCAATATTTGGATGTGGTATATTGATAGTGACTGATATACAGCAGGAATTATGGTAATAGTGTAATACAATACGGTAGGAATTATGGTAATAGTGTAAGCAAAAAGTTCATTAATTCCATCTAGCATCAATATGAGCGGCAACGGcttaaagaagaaaaagaagaacagTTACAACACGTCTTCGTTATTATCCTCACCTTCCAATTATTCTCTCAACACTTAAGTTACATCGCAGGATATAGTAGAACGAATCGTTGGTTTGATTGTTAGATGAGGCGTGGAAATAGGTGGTAGGTGATCATGTGTGTATAAATACCCCCACAGATTCTTCAAAATTTTCATAACCAAAACATCTCCAACATCAACTGCATCCACTGCATATATAACAGTTGACTGTTAGTTGACTAATATAACAGAATCTCTATATATACACTTGTACTCCTTACAATTGTAAACATAAGTTTCATAATACAATTTACTCAGATTACTCATTATCATATTCTCTCATCTATATTCTCTCTACAATACAATTCATACATTTCTATACATCTTCATTACAATCAtaaatcttcatcttcaacctaTGTTACTAGATTAATACTAATCTTCTTCACCTACTTTCTTTCTTCCTAAGTTGCaggaaatcaaaaaaaaaaaaacaaaaaaatgaaacTATTAGCGGAATTCCTAAGTGAAAGTAACCAATTCCCATTAGATTATAAATTGCTCGACCGTGAATTACCTATTCCTTTATATGAGGAACCAATCCACGACCTACGAGTAGCTGACCTGGTGTGTTTGACGGGGCCTACGAATCGTCGGCCACCAATAGTCCTCGACTCCGTCTATCAAGCAGCCATATCTGATGGCATATTTCAAGTATGCTCAAATATTCTCATTTCCCTTCTCTTATCTTATCTTCAAAATTTGAACTAGTTAATAACAAATTAGTTTCGATCCATTTACTAATCACGGTAATTTTtattggatttttttttattgttgataAATGCAATCATTTTGTCCTAGGAAAGACTAAAGAGGACAAGGCCGTTTGTTAATGgagtatatatttttatatatgaACTTATGAAGGCCATGTAGAGTTTGTTACGTGTGATTTATGAGGCCACTCTAATTTATAAGTTCGCTTTTTTTATCGACTTTATTTAAACGACTTGCTTAATATTAATTTTGATCCATTTACTAATCATTGgtaatttttattttgatgggttaaattattttaaaaacgtaAAGATATGATTGTGatttgagacggagggagtataaatttgGGTTGGAtatattaatttattaattattttaattgtgtGTTAATTAAAAATGTAGAGTTAATTAACTGGATATGAGTGATTGTTTATATAATCTTTTAAGCACATAATGTTGTTCTTGATAATTTAACACTTAGTTTTACGTAATTACAAGGTCACCAATCATGGAATCGCCCCAAGAGTGATGGAAAGGGCCATGCAGGGTGCAACAAACTTTTTTGAATTACCCATTTATCGACTCAAGAGCAAGGCTGCAGAATTAAAAAGTGAATATTCCGACATTTATTCCGGCAGTTATGTCCATTTTTCAGGAATTTATGATAGAGCAAAATATTGGAGGGACACTGTGTTCTTCTACTGGCCCTCACAAACCTCACAAACCGTAAATATCCCTGATCATGCATCCAAATTCAAGTAAGTTTTGTTAATAATTTAACAATTACTTTTACTTTGGACGGGTATATCTGTCTAAAGTGTAGACGGATCAAATATATGACCACTTTACATAATAAGACAAGGTGGTAACATCCAACTTATTATTTGTCTTATTATAAAATTAGTGTAATATTTGGCCCACAACGACTTTTTGCATTTAGACGGATAAGAAGTGAGAATTCGTGATAATTTAAACGAGTCTTACTTAACTTATTTAAGTGGACTTGGTCATAAAAGTGTAGTAATATGGATAATAGATGACAAATTAGATGCCCATAGGCCGACCGGCTATGAGCCTATGACCACAAACAAAAATATTTTCCCTGTGAGCTTGGCGAAAGCTATTATACACTAATTATTTCTCAGCAAATTTTACGAGAAAATTTAACTAATATACACCAAATGTTTTCCATATGTAGCTCTTCTGTTGGATACTATGCTTCAAAAGTCAGACCACTTGCTGAAAAATTATTAAGTTTCATCAGTGAACGTCTTGAGCTTGGCGAAAGCTATTTTGATGAGCAAGGACTCACGTCGGTGAGAAGGCTAAATATAAACTCGTATCCGCGTTGTCCACAACCTGCATTAACTTGCGGAATACCTCAGCATAGAAATCCCGATCTGCTAACGATCACATTTGAAAGTGGTGCGAACGGGATACAAGTGTTTAAAAACAATCAATGGCAGAGCGTAAAGGCTCAACAGAATGCATTGATTGTGACACTAGGAAGTCAAATGCAGGTTGTGAGTAACAATGTACTCAAAGCACCCGTTCATAGGGTGCTTGTGAACGCTGAAAGGGGACGTACATCAATCTGTTATGCCATAGCCCCAAGTAATAAAACCGACGTGAAACCTGCTGCCATTGGCCGCCCAGGAGCAGAACCCGCGCGCTACAGAAGCTACAAATATTCTAAATATCTTGAGAATCACATGACGAATTATAGAGACGCAACCTCAGTTGTATCGCATTTTGAAGTGTAATTTGTTGAAAGTTGATTTCGGAAAGTAAATGAACTTGGATTTTAGACATTTAGTGATGGTTATTGTCTTATTCGTTTTAGTTGAATATGGATTCATATTGTGGGACCTAAAGGCTTTTAGTTTGAGACTTTTAAGTACAAGCAGGGCCAAATACTTGGGTGCACTTTCATTGGAAAAAGATCATTATATGACAGTTTGAAATTCATCTCAAAACTTGTTTTGTGCTTTTTAAAATTAAGATTTTCAACATATTGAAACGAACAAGTATCAGCTTTGTTTCTCTTGTTCATGATTGAGACTAACACAGAAAAAGTAGGCTTACGAAGACAAAGATGAAGAAGAGAGTAAATTTAGAGGGAATGATTGAATTGCAGAGAAATGTTAAAGCTGATTTTATAACTTGGAGATGAGATTGAGAAATTAGGAAATTAGGGATTTGTAGTTTGGATTTTGGAAAGTGTTCGAGTTATGGCGGTGTTTTGTGTGTTCGTCTAACGGCAAACTCCTACTGCTTTACCTTTGTGCGTGTTTTAGCTGCAATAGTAAACGCATCTTCTTTTAATTGTTTCTTAGTTCGGAAAAAAATGGAATTTCCATTACCATTGTATAGACCTCTCAAACGGGTCGGGTCCtgggtcgggtcagaatacgggtcatgGGTCGGGACAGGGTCAGAATACgtgtcaagaaataatttttaacgtctttttaaaacgatttttttaatttacaaaattattttttaaaaagtaaaatatatttaaaattattattttaatcatattcatcatatacaataattatattgatataattattaaaataaagttttttaataattattttattattaaatattataaaagttatataaaattgactttttggttgaatttttaattttaagtaataaaaaataattttttaactatattttcaaatatattaatatttttactAAAATTCATGATTTAcccttgacccaacgggtcggGTCTCGatcctaaaataacgggtcatttcgagtACGGATCAAACGAGCCGCGGGTCGAAAAAACCGGGTATGTAACCCAAAAAAACGGGTCGGGCAGGTCGGGTTTTCGAGTCGGGTCGAATTTTGACAGGTCACAGATCAATGCGATTAGTGTAACCGATATAGCAAACTACTTTCCGCGTTGAGAAGGTCATCAATGCTGTGATTATGTGATTGATGAGGGTCTCATCCCGGAAggcaattgaatttttttttcccGATTTTTTGCGTAACCCAGGTTCCAGACTAACACGACATCCTTTAGGATGAAAATGTTGTCTTTTAGGACATCACAATGCATGACTAACACATTGTTACTACGCAAGACTAACACAACATCACAACGCACTTTGCAGGTTATCTCATTTAATTGAAGATTTCTTCTTTGGCTATTTTACATATTTTAAAGGGCGGGAACGACTATAAACATGTTTCTGTTGTTATGGgcttttttaaaaattaaagagGAACTTACTATGCTCATAATCACTTCTATTTGTGTGGAAACATTAATTCATCGTGCTGAAATTGAGAATATGCCGAGAGTTTGAGCCATTTCGTATGcagtagtgagtagtcttcttgAGCCAtttcacaagcttgtgacggaatagtgtcgtcacaaatgagaatttgtgaaatatCAGATCACATGGCATATTTGTAATTACCGGGGTATAAGTTGTCCCGTAATGTACTTGCAATTTGGTCGAGAATAAGAAAGGTCAATTTCGAGTTGTGTTTGCAAGATAGAAAAAAGATAAATGTattaaaccttttaactttttttggaccacacaaaccaCTCTACCCACGTGTAAATGAAATTGGAGCACACAAAACCTTccaaaaaaagaatgaaagaagaaaatccgactatcataaaacaaaaaaagatgaaaaaaataaACGACTAGAAAGAAGTCTGTAGAAAAAAATATTTATCTTACTCGTATTTTGAGCATAACCCAATTCGTCAATGATAAATTGGGCTTCACATAAAGCCAcaagttaaataaattaaatcGGGCTGCTTCACATGAGTCCAAAATCCGTAGCTCTTAAACTCATTGTTTTCACTTTGCAGTTAGACCATACCCAAGCAAAAGGTTGACTTAATCGGGTCAATCGGAATTTTTCTCTTAATCACAACTTATTAATCTTGACccactttcaccctcccaagcagaaggtcacgacctaggtcaaTAACCCAATCATTTTTCCACTTTCCAACATTTTCAATCATTTACCATATTCACTACCCCACCAAAACATTTCTCTTACTTCCACTTTATTtagttttctctctcttttttttgttttaaatgtTATAACCAATAAAATTGTGACACATGGAGGGTCAATTGGTGGGTCAATTTAGTCTACCttaggtcacaaattgaccttctCTACCTTGGGTCATCCTAATCCTCcacttaatttgtaattaacttgacccaagcaaggtcatgacctaccaattgaccttgcttggggatggtcttacaaGAGGTTATTGACCTATTTTTATTCTTTCTTGTGTTAAATGAACCTCAAGAACAATACCGAGTACACAATCTATGGGAAGGGGTATACGATACCTTATTTATGGAGTATAACTCCAGTAACTTGGTCACATCACAAGAAAAAGAATCATGAACTAATAATCCATGACATCTGTGGCGAACATTGTATGGAAAATGAGATGCACTATTTAGTTCTGACAGTTTTATTCTGTTTGGCAAAAGACTGTAAACAATCAGAACAATATATGCATCACTACAAAAATGCAAGTAAACACCAAAACTGAATATACCCAGTTTGGGAGGACAAAAAACACCTTTCCTTCCGAACTGAGAGGACAAAAAACACCTTAGCTTTGCTGGTACCTTTCCTTCCGAACTGAGATCGTCCCATTTTTGTGTCCCATCTCTTATCCCACTAGTTTTATTTTATGACACTCGTCCCTTGAACAATTAGTAAATATGGTAATAATTTATGTCATAGTAGATACGACGTAAATAAGACTGATGATCGCTCCATTTTTTTCCTACTAGTCTACACCCTAAAGCAAAACCCACCTCTCATTATATTTCGTATACCCTCCATCCAATTTGATTCGCAACATAATTCATTATATATATAGAAAACACCCTTGTCTTTTTTTTCCTTACACGATGTATTATCTTAAATATTTTCAAGTATTACCTTAAATTTATGTCGTATGTTCATGTAGTGATTCCAACCGAATAATGGAACGAGTATAATTTTGTCAAAGTTGAACATGAAAATTCAataagtctcccttgtgacggtcacaaataagagacggccaaatgtgaccactttttgataaaatgtaaccaCTCATAAACTGTTCATAAAATGTTACCTAtgaaaaaatggtcacattttctcataaaatggtcacatttagCCCGTCTCTTATTTGAGACGAATAGTACCCGTCGCAAATAAGAATTTGCGATGAAAATTAGAGGAGAGGAGAGTTGGCACTCAAAATCATTGTCAGGTTCCATTATAGAGTAGAGAATAAGCATATCATTGTGCATGATCAGTAGCAAGCATAAAGTGTAAAAAGCTGATTCTTCAAATATTAGTAATCTGCTCAAAATAAGAATAAAGGTCATCCTGCTGTTTGGCCTAGTTTATGTGAAATAGCTTTTACTTTGTAGAATGAGTTTTTTCATAAACTACTTTTTGAAAAAGTTGTggttgtttggcctaacttttgtAAAAGTAGTTTCTTAACAAATTGATGTGTTTGGCCTACAAAACCGTCTAACTACTTCAAAGTTAAAATTATAGCTTTCCGATTTTTTATACAAAACCGTCTTACATGTTACGCAAAACATATGTTTTTATAATTTCTTTTGATAGCTATTCCAAAACGTAGAAAGGATATACATAAAATTACTGAATAGTTTTAACATAATTCAATGGCAAACTAGTCTACATGAAACTTATAGAACTTCATATACCCTCTTGATACACATTTTTCAGTCACTCAAACTCACACCTTTCTTCGATCCTTACCCGAAACCCACCATGCATCTTAGCCGTAAGATAGGGTACATAAACCGGCTCAAACCCTTCCTCAGCCACAGGAACAACCTTAAACCTACTCAAAACACCTGCAACCACCCTCTTCATTTGCAAAAACGCCATCTCCTTTCCCAGACAAACCCTTGGCCCACCATGAAACACCGGGTATGAATATGGGTCACGAGGCACGAACCTCCACTTCTTCTCCACTCCATTTTCCGTTTTCTGGAGCCACCGCTCTGGCCTGTACTTTGCCCAATCTGGACCCCACAACTTCTCTAGTCTTCCCATTGCATACGGGTGGTACGTCACCCATGTACCTAGTGGCAGAGCCAGAATTTAAAGTCAAATATTAAAACATACTGTATATCGAAAAAATATAGGGAGCCGGTTTagaaatacaatagagaaactaACATGTTAGCAAAAAAATTCAGATTTTTCATTGCATAGCGGCCATGTTAGGCCCCCTTGTCGGCCATTGTACGTACCTTTTTTGACCCGCATCCCGTCTGGCAAGACATCATCAGAGGTCGCTTCCTTGATATCCACCGGCACCGGAGGAAATAGACGCATAACGCCGCATGGGTATAAACCATGTCTTTTACTTCTTCATATGCAGTGGAATTTAAATGCTCTGTTTTATTCCCCTGTTTTCCTCTGTTTTGTAATACCTCTTCTAGTATCTGCTGTTCAGCTTGTTTGTTCTTATGTACAAGCCAAAAAAACCATGTTAATGCAGCCGATGTCGTATCTCGGCCGGCAAGGAGGAAGCTTATAACGATATCAGTCACGAATTTCTCGTCTGAGTGTCCTGATTTGAGAAACCTTGATAGTAAATCCTCCGAATTTTCTGagcttttcaaaatattttctttcttttccttgacAATTGCCAAGGCAAATTGCCTTACTTTAGAAACAGCTTCTTTGAGTCTTTTCTCAGACCCAATATTAAGTAACTTAGAAGTTTTCCAAACAATCGGAAAAAAGGAACGAAATCTCGCTGTGCTGATCATTGTAGCTTCTTCATATGCTACAGCAAATTCCTGATTTGCTAAGGAAGGATCCAAGTATTCAGGATCATACCCAAAAGAAATCTTGCAAATATTGTCGAAAGTAAACCTTTGTAATATGTCTTGAAGATCGAGGACTCTCCGATTCTTGGCTGCTTCTAATAGAAGCGGTACAAGTCGATTAGAGAGCTCGAAATCAACGACATTCTCGACAAATTTTCGCAACGACTTGTTCGTAAATTCGTGGCTAGCAACTTGCCTTTGGAATTTCCAAGTCTCACCCTCAACATTGAAGATCCCATCCCCTAGGAAGTCCCTAAGGACACTCCTATGGTAAAGGCCCTTTTGGTAAATATGGAACTTGGTCTTAAGGATGTGTTCTACGACAATGGGATCAGCGGTTTGGATGCTCTTGAAACCGAATGGACGGTGGAGAACGAATGTGGAAGACGGGGAAGATATGAGGAGATTTGTAAGCCATTGGAATTTATCCTTTTGTTGGTTGGCCGCGATCAAATGACCGATAATTGGGTATGATTTGGGAAGATCTCCTTGGGTTGGAGTAGGGTTTTGTGTCGATCTGGACGACTTGTTTTTTGTGATGATAAATAGAAGAAGAAATGAAGGGAAGACGAGTAGTAATGGCAGCAAGAACTGGCCAAGTTCAACCATGGCTTCTGCAAAAAGTTTTCCAACATGATTAGTAGtataattaattaactttatattAGAACAATATTGTAATTTAGTATACAGGCAACTTCTATGAAGTTTACTAGTTTGAAATCGGGCTGACGTTTCTTACAATGTTTCATCTTGTTTGACAAGTATTCCCAGGAAGACAATTTCTAAAGACTTGAACATGGAAAAGTCAGAAAACAAGCATGTAATCctttaaaaaaaaatgtaagaaTCAAATTTTGCATCATCAACGAAGTTTCCTAGTTGTTCGCGTCtctaaaaaaaaaaggagaaaattaATTCGAGTGGTTGAAGCATATTTTGAAGTCCTAAAAACACCTCCCATCCAGAAAATAAACCAGCAAAAAAtgtaatagaaaaaaaaaatctcatcGTGAACATGAGTTTGTTGAATGTCTATGAAGGGATATGACCGAAAATGTTCACGACATCTGATGTAAATGGCTAACTTTAAAACGAACCTACGCTTGCAGGTTAACTCCTAATCAGGTATTCCTATGCAGATAAAAACCATACCTTATTCCTCGTTCAACAAATAGCTAACTTTCAGTTTTCAAAAAAACGAGTCACACATatgactacaacaacaacaacaacaacatcagagccttaatcccaaaaggATTTGGAGTCACACATATGACTACAAAAGAAACAAATCTGAAACACAAATCCCCTTCCACTTCCCCACCATTTACTGCATAGCACGTTGGCATACTAAAACACATTCGTACTccgtaacatgtaaacaattagCTTAACAATTTTTTGGTGAGATAATGAAGCTAAGGTTGGGGCCTGGGGTTGCACCTGCAATCCATGTGTAGATTAAGGCCTCAAATCCAATCAACTACCATTAAGTTTTGGTTCAAAATACGCCTCTCTGACAGTCCAATTTCTTAATTACTGGGTGAACCATTCCAGGCTAGAATAGACGAATACTAGAGATACATTAGACAGAACGTACCAGTTAACCAAAAGTTCTTCATCCATCCAGGTTGTTTCTTACATCAATAGCGACATTGTCATTGGTCGTAACTTCGAGTAAAGGCCATAGATCATTAACCAGTATCACCTGCAGAAAATAGGAAAATCACATATCTTTTAAGTCTATCTGAACCTGAGTTCAAAAAACACATCTTTGAGATGTCCCcactccacaaaaaaaaaaaaaaaaaaaaaaaaaaaaaaatatcttaaTTCCAATAGAATTAAAGTGGTAACTAAGAAATAATTAATAGACTTCAAGCTTGTCACCCTTGGGTAGCGGCAAAAAGATATTTagtgtaaaaaaaataaaatttatcaCTGGACAATACAAAGAGTTCCAAGTTTATTCTCTTAAACTGATTACCATTCAATGTTTGAAAACGAAATTTTCTT is a window encoding:
- the LOC141591806 gene encoding protein DMR6-LIKE OXYGENASE 2-like, translated to MKLLAEFLSESNQFPLDYKLLDRELPIPLYEEPIHDLRVADLVCLTGPTNRRPPIVLDSVYQAAISDGIFQVTNHGIAPRVMERAMQGATNFFELPIYRLKSKAAELKSEYSDIYSGSYVHFSGIYDRAKYWRDTVFFYWPSQTSQTVNIPDHASKFNSSVGYYASKVRPLAEKLLSFISERLELGESYFDEQGLTSVRRLNINSYPRCPQPALTCGIPQHRNPDLLTITFESGANGIQVFKNNQWQSVKAQQNALIVTLGSQMQVVSNNVLKAPVHRVLVNAERGRTSICYAIAPSNKTDVKPAAIGRPGAEPARYRSYKYSKYLENHMTNYRDATSVVSHFEV